In a genomic window of Thermoproteus tenax Kra 1:
- a CDS encoding ABC transporter substrate-binding protein, whose amino-acid sequence MSARKTTITAALIAVLVLSVYLAHAQTTMPQTVTVLEVPTDQVPLYFQSGKIDLYLNPWALPPNIIAQLQQNPNITFVSPGMISAYDLLFNPYPSNKTFNPFAYRQFRFLMNYLVDRSGIVQQVFHGLATPMVTWPGPFALNSYILMLPFVSQYNIHYDPTYVNASIWSLFKQINQTDPVWHGRILWMNSKWYYIPPNSTTPQPVTIIFFIRSDDPYRNQMGLMFTEALQSLGFTVKPIYGTLTDALNTVYGSNPADMQWQIYTEAWSITPQPWDTSAGAYFCASWSGDMPGWGEPGWWQYANATIDQITQQVSSGNFTSLEQFKQLSKVALDDCFAEAVRVWQVARAAAYPVVSNLRDYMPSVLGLETPSGVKFAYVPGKTTLTVGMLHVRQFPWNPISWIISMDAYTADDVLGWLFDPFMAYDPFSGEPIPYRGAWSVQLSPNGSAIYPVPPTAVVWNATLGKWVQIGSGHTAKAVIRYYYNGTWLGTNWQDGQPITMADVLMYWYWTFDLAQGAPDLGASAQYISDLQGALQPGVSTIVGVQFFPNGTVVVYSNYWFPDPNIVGAYYAPYYTWSVPWEIYAAMFQAMKDGKLALTRPEARSMKVPQADLTAKDSAQILAQYLANWSNTGYIWDNGSWACVPGVGCMLNKSQAVQAYQAALSFYNQYGHLFISNGPYILKSIVSTTPQSAVFTLWSGYPFNYSYWYYKLYGALPSVPPNPLASVVSVSPTTIVAGQPNTITVSVQAIGLPRAYVYITNPQGQVVYSGTVSSNTPGQLTISLPASAVPTPGVYTVNMLLYTDKVTVPTTYTATIAAVGAITTTATTTATATTTATATATTTATATTTATVTTTVTAPTVPSWVWALVALVVILIIIVAILAIRRR is encoded by the coding sequence ATGTCGGCCAGAAAAACAACGATAACGGCGGCGCTCATAGCTGTCTTGGTTCTGTCCGTATATCTCGCCCACGCCCAAACGACGATGCCGCAGACGGTCACAGTGCTGGAGGTGCCAACAGACCAAGTGCCACTATATTTCCAGAGCGGTAAAATAGACCTATATCTCAACCCCTGGGCCCTTCCGCCGAACATAATAGCGCAGCTACAGCAGAACCCGAACATAACCTTTGTGAGCCCCGGCATGATATCTGCATACGATCTGCTCTTCAACCCATATCCGAGCAATAAGACGTTCAACCCGTTCGCCTATAGGCAGTTCCGCTTCCTCATGAACTATCTAGTCGACAGAAGCGGAATAGTACAACAGGTGTTCCACGGTCTGGCCACTCCGATGGTGACTTGGCCCGGCCCCTTCGCTCTGAATAGCTACATCCTAATGTTGCCCTTCGTATCTCAATACAACATCCACTACGACCCTACCTATGTCAATGCATCTATATGGAGCCTCTTTAAGCAGATAAACCAGACGGACCCTGTTTGGCACGGCAGAATCTTGTGGATGAATAGCAAGTGGTACTACATCCCGCCGAACTCCACCACTCCGCAGCCGGTGACTATAATATTCTTTATAAGAAGCGACGACCCATACCGCAATCAGATGGGCTTGATGTTCACCGAGGCCCTGCAATCGTTGGGCTTCACAGTTAAGCCCATCTACGGCACATTGACTGACGCCCTTAACACAGTGTACGGCTCCAACCCTGCCGACATGCAGTGGCAGATCTACACTGAGGCCTGGAGCATAACTCCACAGCCTTGGGACACCAGCGCCGGCGCATACTTCTGTGCTTCCTGGAGTGGCGATATGCCTGGTTGGGGCGAGCCCGGATGGTGGCAGTACGCCAACGCCACGATAGACCAAATAACGCAGCAAGTCTCCTCGGGCAACTTCACGAGCTTGGAGCAATTCAAGCAGCTCTCGAAGGTAGCTCTGGACGACTGTTTCGCCGAGGCCGTCAGAGTCTGGCAAGTGGCTAGGGCAGCGGCGTATCCCGTCGTCTCCAATCTGAGGGACTATATGCCCTCCGTCTTGGGCCTTGAGACTCCGTCTGGAGTCAAGTTCGCCTATGTGCCCGGCAAGACCACGTTGACCGTCGGCATGTTGCACGTAAGGCAGTTCCCATGGAACCCCATATCTTGGATCATATCTATGGACGCCTATACAGCTGACGATGTATTGGGATGGCTGTTCGACCCATTCATGGCCTACGACCCATTCTCGGGAGAGCCAATACCGTACAGAGGGGCGTGGAGCGTCCAGCTGAGCCCCAACGGCTCAGCCATATACCCAGTGCCTCCCACGGCGGTCGTCTGGAACGCGACCTTGGGCAAGTGGGTCCAGATAGGGTCGGGCCATACGGCCAAGGCCGTGATCAGATATTACTACAACGGGACTTGGCTCGGCACGAACTGGCAGGATGGACAGCCAATAACTATGGCTGATGTGTTGATGTATTGGTATTGGACGTTCGATCTGGCCCAGGGCGCGCCCGACCTCGGCGCCAGCGCCCAGTACATAAGCGACCTACAAGGCGCGCTGCAGCCCGGCGTGAGCACAATAGTTGGAGTTCAATTCTTCCCCAATGGTACCGTCGTGGTGTATTCCAACTACTGGTTCCCCGACCCCAATATAGTCGGCGCATATTACGCTCCGTACTACACTTGGTCGGTGCCGTGGGAGATCTATGCGGCCATGTTCCAGGCAATGAAGGACGGGAAGCTCGCGCTGACTAGGCCCGAGGCGCGCTCTATGAAGGTGCCTCAAGCCGATCTCACCGCCAAGGACAGTGCCCAGATCTTGGCCCAATATCTGGCCAACTGGAGCAACACCGGATACATCTGGGACAACGGATCCTGGGCCTGCGTGCCCGGCGTAGGCTGTATGTTGAACAAGTCTCAAGCTGTGCAGGCCTACCAAGCCGCTCTGAGCTTCTACAACCAGTACGGCCACCTCTTCATAAGCAATGGACCCTATATACTGAAGTCGATAGTATCCACTACGCCGCAGTCGGCGGTCTTCACTCTCTGGAGCGGGTATCCGTTCAACTACTCCTATTGGTACTACAAGCTGTACGGCGCATTGCCTTCAGTGCCGCCCAACCCGCTGGCGTCCGTGGTGTCTGTGTCGCCCACTACTATAGTGGCCGGCCAGCCCAACACTATAACTGTCTCAGTGCAAGCGATCGGCCTCCCGAGGGCCTACGTCTATATCACTAACCCGCAAGGCCAGGTGGTCTACAGCGGCACTGTATCTTCAAACACGCCGGGACAGCTCACAATATCACTGCCCGCCAGCGCTGTCCCAACGCCTGGCGTCTATACAGTGAACATGTTGCTCTACACTGACAAAGTGACTGTGCCGACTACCTACACGGCTACTATCGCCGCGGTCGGTGCCATAACGACGACAGCGACCACAACCGCAACAGCGACTACTACGGCTACTGCAACAGCGACCACAACCGCAACAGCGACTACTACAGCGACAGTAACGACCACAGTGACAGCTCCAACGGTGCCCAGTTGGGTCTGGGCGCTCGTGGCCCTTGTGGTTATTCTAATAATAATAGTGGCCATATTGGCTATCAGAAGGCGCTAA
- a CDS encoding ABC transporter permease, translated as MGLLRSLALRAVNLAIILFVVLFAISYVLSGPAAQLLKSQIELEARALVSQLAKSGHYTPAQIQELYNTLVDELSRSYGLNQPTFIRVFYIIYNMMTFNWGYSYFPDIYGIASGKVSDIIASALPGTILLDTFGILLSAFIGIQIGLRSALKYGSRSDRAVMYYGAVSNGLPQWWVGVLLLLVFSFYLESLKSPIYFPAGGILSPQYYSLWFTNPGAVFVNPKTLADLLWHFVLPLATVLIVNIGGWAYFARTVTLNVAQEDFVTFAKVRGLPEGRVTSRYILRPAAPAILTSIMLSLPFIIFGGFIITEAVFRWWGLGYVYNLAIFAPTPDLPVIVALTYASTLLYIVLVLVLEVLYIVLDPRIRSE; from the coding sequence ATGGGTCTATTGAGAAGTCTTGCTCTCAGAGCAGTAAATCTGGCCATCATATTGTTCGTGGTTTTATTCGCTATATCTTACGTATTGTCGGGCCCGGCTGCGCAGCTGTTGAAGTCGCAGATAGAGCTCGAGGCCAGAGCTCTGGTCTCCCAGCTCGCCAAATCAGGCCACTATACGCCAGCCCAGATTCAGGAGCTCTACAACACTCTCGTCGATGAGCTCTCAAGATCCTATGGGCTGAATCAGCCCACGTTCATCAGAGTCTTCTATATAATATACAACATGATGACGTTCAACTGGGGCTATTCTTATTTTCCCGATATATACGGGATAGCGTCCGGCAAAGTCTCTGACATTATCGCCTCGGCGTTGCCTGGAACCATTTTGTTGGACACCTTCGGCATACTATTGAGCGCCTTCATCGGCATACAGATAGGTCTCCGCTCCGCTCTTAAGTACGGCAGCAGAAGCGACAGAGCCGTCATGTACTACGGCGCAGTCTCCAACGGTCTGCCGCAGTGGTGGGTGGGCGTATTGTTGCTCCTAGTGTTCAGCTTCTACTTGGAGTCTTTGAAATCGCCCATATACTTCCCAGCGGGGGGCATCTTAAGTCCGCAGTACTACTCCCTCTGGTTTACAAACCCAGGCGCCGTCTTCGTCAACCCTAAGACTCTGGCCGACCTTCTCTGGCACTTTGTGTTGCCTCTGGCGACCGTCCTAATAGTAAACATAGGAGGATGGGCCTACTTCGCCAGAACGGTCACGTTGAATGTGGCACAAGAGGACTTTGTCACATTCGCCAAGGTGAGAGGGCTCCCGGAGGGCAGAGTCACCAGCCGTTATATTCTTAGGCCGGCGGCCCCCGCGATTCTGACGAGCATCATGTTGTCGCTACCGTTTATCATCTTCGGAGGCTTCATAATAACTGAGGCAGTATTTCGTTGGTGGGGCCTCGGCTACGTTTACAACTTGGCCATCTTCGCCCCGACCCCCGATCTCCCCGTCATAGTGGCTCTAACTTATGCGTCTACTCTGCTCTATATCGTCTTAGTGCTCGTGTTGGAGGTGCTCTACATAGTGTTGGATCCAAGGATAAGGTCGGAGTAG